Genomic segment of Verrucomicrobiota bacterium:
GCGGCAGAGGCAGCGGGAGCTTGAGCGTTGCGAGGAGATCATACGCGAGAAAGTTCGCGAGTTGCTGGGCCAGGGGACGCGAGGGTATGGCGGCGGCGACGGCTGTCCCAAGCCCGCTTCCGTCTGAGGGGGAGAGAAGGGGGATGGCGTCATGAATTCGAACATGGTGATAGCCACTCGCGGCAGCGCGCTGGCTCTGGCCCAGGCTCAGTTGGTGATCGACCAATGCCGCAAGCTGTTTCCCCGGCTTCGGTTTGAGATGAAGATTTTCAAAACGACGGGGGACAAACTCCAATCGGCCTCGCTGGCCAAGCCTGGTGAGAGCCTGCCTAAGGGGCTCTTCACCAAGGAACTCGAAGTGGCGTTGGTTCGAGGCAAGGCGGATCTGGCGGTTCATAGTTTGAAGGATCTGCCCACGGAATTACCTTCGGGATTGATGCTGGGAGCCGTGTCTAAGCGGGCGGATCCTCGCGACGTGCTGATCGTGCGTGACGAGGACTTCCTGCGGCGACGGGATGAAACTGCGGAGGCGGCGATGGACTGGTCGCCGGGACAATCGGCTTTGAAAGGGTTGGGTCCGGGAGTGTCGCTGAAAACGCTGCCGACGGGGGCGTGTCTGGCCACAAGCAGTCCGCGGCGGCAAGCGCAGATTTGCGAACTCCGTCCCGACCTGCGGACGGTCGAGATTCGGGGCAACGTGGTGACGCGATTGCAGAAGCTGGCGGAACAGGGCGAGATCGACGGGTTGGTGCTGGCGGCGGCCGGGCTGGAGCGATTGCAGTTTACGATACGGCCGGATGGCATGCTCGCGGGCGACGCGGTGCCGGATGGATTGAGGGCGGTTGTGCTGGATTCATCGCAAATGCTTCCCTGTGTGGGCCAGGCTGCCCTGGGGATCGAGGTGCGGGCCGCCGACGAGCGCATCGCTCCGATTTGCGAGCGATTGAATCACTTCAATACCCGGCAATGCGTGCTGGCGGAAAGGGCGTTTCTCAATGAAATGGGAGGGGGATGCCAGGCCCCGGTGGCGGCTTTGGGCGAAATCGCGAGTGATCAATTGAAATTGCGAGCCGTTTCTTTCGCGGGCGGAGAACCTCGCCGCGGGGAACGGCGGGGATCGCCCGCCGAGGCCGAATCGATGGGCCGCGAACTGGCGCGGGAGTTGAAGCCGGGAAAGGAAGAGGAAAAACATGGGTAAGGCGAAGGTTTCGATGGGCCGGGTATATTTGGTGGGAGCGGGGCCGGGCGATCCGGGATTGTTCACGCTGCGGGGCGCCGAGTTGCTCAAAGACGCGGAGGTGGTGGTGTACGACGCCCTGGTGCAGCCGGAATTGCTGCGGCTCGTTCCCAAGGACGCGGAGCGCATTTACGCCGGAAAGCGATCCAAGGATCATGCGATTCCGCAGGAAGAATTGAACCGGTTGCTGGTGGAAAAGGCCAGGGCAGGCAAGCGCGTGGTGCGGTTGAAAGGGGGCGATCCGTACGTCTTCGGACGGGGCGGGGAGGAGGCGGAAGAACTGGCGGCGTCCGGAATTCCGTTTGAAGTGGTGCCGGGGATCAGTTCGGTGGTGGCGGCGGGTTGTTACGCCGGCATTCCCATCACGCACCGGGATTGTTGTTCGAGTTTTACCGTCTGGACGGGGCACGAGGAGCCGGGCAAGGCGAAGGAGTCCGTCGATTGGGCGGCGCTGGCGCGGGTGCCGGGAACCAAAGTGATCCTGATGGGTGTGGAGCGCATCGGGGAAATCGCGCAAGCGCTGATGGCGCATGGCATGCCGGCCTCGGAGCGGCTCGCGATGGTGCGGTGGGCCACGACCGGCAAACAGGAAACGCTGGAGAGCACCTTGGGGGAAGTCGCGGAGGAAGTGCGCCGCCGGGGCTTCCAAGCGCCGGCGGTGACCATCGTGGGTGACGTGACGCGTTTGAGGGACAAGTTAAACTGGTTTGAGCGACGACCTCTGTTTGGGCGGCGGGTGGTGGTGACGCGGACGCGCGAGCAAGCCAGCCAGCTCTCGGCGCGGCTGCGAGAGAGCGGGGCGGACGCGATCGAGATTCCCACCATCCGAATCGAAGCCCCAAAGGAGCGGACGCCTTTGGTCGAGGCTCTGGCCGGGCTCAGTTGTTATGACTGGCTGGTGTTCACCAGTCCAAACGGCGTCTCCAAGTTTTTCGAGTATTTCTTCAAATCCTTTGATGACGTCCGGGCTTTGGGTGGATTGAGGCTGGCCGCGGTGGGATCCGCGACGGCCGCCACCCTCAAGGCGCTGCATCTTAAGGTTGACGCCATGCCCGAGGAATACCTGGCGTCCGAAATCGCTGGCGCGATCGAGGCCGACGGATGCGTTGAAAACCTGAGGATCCTGCTGATGCGCGCGGAAGTGGCGAACCGCGAATTGCCAAGAAAACTGGAGGAGATGGGCGCCATTGTCGATGACGTGGCTGTTTATCGCACCGTGCCGGAGACGGAGGATCCCTTCGGTGTGGTTGAGGATTTTCGGGAGCGAGGGGCGGATTGGGTGACGTTCACGAGCAGTTCGACGGTTGAACATTTCAACGCGAGGTTCGACTTGTTGAATTTGAGGAAAGCGTGGCCGAAGATCCGCTTCTTGACCATTGGACCCGAGACTTCGAAAGCGCTTAGAACCCTGGGGTTGGAAGCTGATTTGGAGGCCGCAAAGCATACCATCGAAGGCATGATGGAGGCACTGATTCAGATCGAGACTGAGGCTGGCGCGGGGATCTCGAGTCCGCGACGGAAGGGGTTGATCCGATGAGCGCTCCCTTGGTGTCCTTTTCAGACCTGCGCGAGTTCGCGCGATCCTGTTACACGCGCGCCGGAGTGGCGGAAGAGGAAGCCGCCATCGGGGCAGAAGTCCTCGCGACAACGGACGCTTGGGGTGTGTTTACCCACGGGACCAAGCTCCTGGCGGGATATTTGAAGCGGTTGCGCGCAGGAGGACTCCATCCCTCCGGCTCTCCCAAGGTTGTTCGCGAGGGGGGGGCGTGGGTGGTTTTCGATGGGAACTCGACGTTGGCGCATCCGACGTCGGTGAAAGCGATGCAATGGGCCATTCAGCGGGCGCGGATCCATGGGCTGGCTTATGCGGGTCTGCGCAATAGCTGTCATTTTGGCGCGGCGGGGTATTACGCGTGGCTGGCGGCCCGGGAGGGATTGATCGGGGTCGCGATGGCGAATGATATTCCGTCCGTGGCGGCGCCTGGATCCCGCGGTGCGGTGACCGGGAGCAATCCGCTGGCCTATGCCATTCCGGCCCGGCGGCATGACCCGATCCTGCTCGACATGTCGATCGCGAAGGTGGCTGGAGGCAAGGTTTTCGCGGCGCGGGCGCGCGGTGAACCGATTCCGGGAGATTGGATTATTGGAGCCGACGGGTGTCCGACGTCCGATCCCAGTCGTTTTCCGATGGAGGGGGCTTTGCTCCCGATGGCGGGTCACAAGGGATACGGATTGGCGCTGTTGATTGAGTCCTTGAGCGCGTTGCTTACGGGAGCGTCGATGACTTGGGGGGTGCGCAGTTGGAGCCATCATGATCCGGGCCTGCCGACCTTGCATGGCGCGGCATTCCTGGCGATGGATCCCGCTGTGCTGGCCGTGAAGGGAGATTTCGCGGAACGCGTTTCGAGTCTGATCGATGAAATTCACGCTTCGCCCCGGGCGGACGGGGTGGAGCGTCTTTATGTGCCGGGCGAGATCGAGTGGGAACGTTATCGGCAGCAAATCGCCGAGGGCATTGCCTTGCCACCGGATGTGATTCCCCCGCTGCGCGAGGCCGCGGCTTTGAGCGGGCTTGCCTCGGTCGTGTGATGGATTTGAGTTTGCCGAGAGATGTGCCGTTGGCAGGCGGCCCGGATTCTGGACCGGCCTTTCCAGGTGGAGAACGACTATGAATAAACGAACACATTATTCACTTCAGAACAAACAGGTGGTGGTGACCGGGGCGGGATCGGGGATTGGGGCGGCGATTGCAGAGGAGCTGGCGGCGGCGGGGGCAAGTGTGGTTTTGGCGGACCTGCGGCCGGACGCGGCCGAGGAAGTCGCGGCACGCCTTCGGAAGGAAGGATGGGCAGGCGTGGCGGAGGTGTTGGATGTTGCGGATGACGCGGCGTGTGCCGCATTTGCCCGGCGATTTCTTGAAGAAAGGGGCCGTTGCGATGTCTTGGTAAACAATGCGGGCATTGGCCATGTGGGCACGATCTTGAACACCGCGCCGGCGGATTTGGACCGTCTTTGGTCGGTCAACCTCAAGGGCATGTATTCGCTCAGCCGGGCGTTTCTTCCTTCGATGATCGAGCGGCGCGCGGGCTCGATCATCAACATGGCGTCGGCCTTGGGCTTGACCGCCATGGAAGATCGATTCGCTTACACGGTGACGAAGCACGCGGTGGTGGGATTAACGAGGTCCATGGCTCTCGATTTCGGCCCGACGGGCGTGCGGATCAACTGCATTTGCCCGGGGCGGGTGGAGACGCCCTTCGTGCAGGCGCGGTTGCGGGAGTATCCGGACCCGGAGAAATTCCGGGCTCAGATGGTGGCGACGCACGCGCAGAAGCGGATGGCGCAACCCGTCGAGATTGCCTGGGCCGCCCGCTATCTGGCCAGCGACGAAAGCGCGTTTGTCACGGGCAGCACGATGGTGATCGATGGCGGGTATCTTTGCGGGAAGTGATTGCACCGCGGGCGGGCTCCCGGCCAAGATTGCGGTTGAAATATGTCCAGACTTTCTCGCCTCGAGGTGTGTTTACGGATTCAGAGTTCCGGGTTGGTGCCGGTTTTTTATCATGGCGACGCGGGAGTGGTGGCCGAAGCGGTCTCGGCCTGCGCCGAAGCGGGGATCGAAGTGTTTGAGTTTACGAATCGAGGGCAAGGCGCGTCGAAAGTGTTTGAGAAAGTGGTTGAGGTCAGCGCCCGGCGATGGCCGGGAGTGGTCTTGGGCGCGGGATCGATCGTGGATTCCGAAACGGCGGCCCTTTACGCGGCGCACGGGGCGCAGTTCATCGTCGGGCCTTCCTTCTCCGAAAGGGTGGCGCGATTTTGCAACCGGCGGAAATTGTTGTATGTGCCCGGATGCGCCACTCCGACGGAAATAGGCACCGCCGAGGAATGGGGGGCGGAAATCGTGAAGTTATTTCCGTGCGAAGCGGCGGGAGGGCCGGGATTCGTCAAAGCGTTGCTGGGGCCGTCACCCTGGACCCGGATCATGGCCACAGGAGTGGCGGATGCCTCGAAGGACGGGATCACCGCCTGGATCAAGGCGGGAGTCTGCGCTTTGGGTTTGGGCAAGGAACTATTGCGGAAGGAATGGATTGACGCCGGCGATTGGAGTTCGGTTCGGGCTCGCGCCGAGGAGTTGAAGGGATGGATTCAATCGGCGAGGGGGTAACCGCCTCGGATTCAAGGCCAGGCGTTCACTTTTTTCTGAATGGGTGAACTGAAAATGCCGAAATGAAGGTTGTCGGCGATGAAGTGGAGGCGGCCGTGCATTGAGTTGGATGACGGATTACCGGAGAAGGATCCGCGCCTAAATTCAACGCCGCAGCACGCTTCGTGCCGAATTTTTGTTGGTGTTTGGAAGCGGGCGGGATAATTGTTGCGCGTGGGTCCTGGATTACATCTTGGTCAGCGGATGGCACTCACTCAGGTGCTTGCACCTCAGTTGCAGCAGTCCCTGGCGCTGCTGCAGGCGCCAACGCTGGAGCTCAAGGCCATGATTGAACAGGAGATCCAGGTCAATCCCATCCTCGAAGAGGTGCAGGCCCTCGAGCCTTTGGCCGAAGAACGAGCGACGGAGGCAGGCGACGCCACGGCGGAGGCTGCGCGTTCGGCGGATCCGACGGAGCCGCCATCCGATTTGAATTTCGATCCGGCCACGGAAAAACCCACGGCGGAACCGGTGGACGATTTCCAGAAGGAAGTGGACAAGCTTCTCCAGTTGGACCAGGAATGGAGGGATCATTTTTCCCAGTCCAACGTGCCTTCCCGGGTCAGTCAGGAGGATGAGGAACGGCGCCAGTACATGTTTGATTCCTTGGTGGCCACCACTTCGTTGCAGGAGAGCCTTCTGGAGCAGGTGCGCACGGCGGAGCTGGAGGAGCATGATCGCAAGGTGGCGGAACTCATCGTGGGGAACATTGACGACTATGGCTATCTGCAGTCGAAAGTCGAAGAGTTGTCCTTATCCACCGGCATTCCTCCGGAATCCATTCTGCGGGCGTTGAAAGTCATCCAAACCTTTCATCCTCCCGGAGTGGGCGCGCGGGATTTGCGCGAGTGTTTGATGCTTCAATTGGAGCGGGCCGGGAAGACGGACACGGTTGAGTATCGCATTCTCGACAAGTTCATGGACGCGCTGGGGCGGAGGAGGCTGCCGGATATCGCGCGTGGCCTTGATCTCGACACCCTCGAGGTGCAGGACGCGGTGCAGCGCATCGCGCTCCTCGAGCCCAGGCCGGGGCGGGACTTTCTGCCCGACAACGATCAATACGTGGTCCCGGAGATCTTCGTGCAGAAGAACGGGGAGGAGTATGTCGTTTCCTCGAACAACGATCACATTCCGCATCTCCGCATCAGCAATCATTACAAGGACCTGCTGACTCAACCCGACAGCAGTGGGGAAGTGCGCGAGTACATTCGTGAGAAGATTCGGGCGGGAAAATTCTTCATCAAGAGCCTTCATCAGCGCCAGGAGACGATCTTGAACATCGCGCGCGAGATTGTGGCCCGCCAGCGCGATTTCATGGAAAACGGCGTGGCGCAGTTGAAGCCGTTGACGATGGTGCAAGTCGCCTCAGTGGTGGGGGTTCACGAGACCACCGTGAGCCGCGCTGTCTCCGGCAAATACATGCAGACTCCGCAGGGTGTCTTCGAGATGAAGTATTTCTTCACCTCGGGCATTCAGACCGCGGATGGCGTCAATATGTCCAACACCAGTGTGAAGGACAAAATCGCGGAAATGATCAAGAAGGAGAACCCTTCGCATCCGTTTTCCGACGAGGACATTGTCAAGGACCTCTCGGAGCAGGGGATCAAGATCGCGCGCCGCACCGTGGCCAAGTATCGTTCCGAGCTCAATATTCTGCCGTCACACTTGCGCAAAGTGTATTGAAGCGCCGTGTATCCCGAAGTGGTCTGTCGTGTGGCGTAGGCTGCCCAACCCGCCGTATCGACGACCGCCCGTCGGCCCTGCAGGTGAAGAACGAGGCCCTTCCATGCTCTCCACGCGCCTGGTTCCCTTCGTCGCCCCGCAGGCTGGGCAGCCTGAGAAACAGCAGACAGGGCTGTCTGCGTTACCAAGACAACCCGGTCACCGACAGCTTGCGGATGCACCGTCTGAACCTGCTACCGCGGCAGCGGGATGGTTCCTCACTTCCCAATGGAGTAAAGGTACTGGCGGTTGCGTTCCTCTTTCTCTCCCGTTCGCAGGTAGACGCGGCTGCCGCAGATCACCGGTGACGCGTAGGCTTCCTCTCCGAGTTGGTTGCTTTCGATCAAGCGGAACGATCGGGGCGTGGCTTGAAACACGAAGGTTTTGCCGCTGACGTTCGACGCATAAATGAGATCGTTGACCATGACGGGCGAGGCGAAGAAATCCCCGCCCAAGCGTTCTTTCCAAAGTTCCTCGCCCGAGTCCGATTTCCAGCACACGGCCAGCCCAGCGTCCATGACGGCATACAAGTGGCCTGCTTGGGCGATCATGGAAGGCACATAGACTCGCGCCGTGTTTTGCCAGGCGATGCGTTTGGATCCGTCGGCTTCCACCGCGACGGTGTGGTTCTTCGGATAGCCGCCGCTGACGAAAATACGCGAGCCGTCCGTAACGGCGGAGACGACGCATTCCTCAGTGGATCCGGGCAGTTCCCACAGCTTTTCACCGGTCAAGGGGTTGTAGCTGGCGATGAGGTTGCATCCGGCCAGGACCATTTGCGTTTTGCCGGCGGCACGCAAAATGGAGGGGCTGGTATAGTTGGGCAGCTTGGGGCGGGGATGGCTCCAAACGACTTCGCCCGTGTCTCGATGAAGCCCCGCCACCACGCCGCCGCCTCGATGGTCGGAAGCAACGAGCACCAATTGCTCATGCGTCATCGGGGAGGAGGCAAATCCCTGGTGCGTGACGAACGGGCCAATATTACGCTGCCACAAGACCTGGCCATCCGGACTCAAGGCAGTGGTGAAGACCGCCCCGCTGTTGAGAAAGTTCACGAAAAGGCGCCCGTCGTCGAACGTGATCGTGGAGGAGGCGGCGGAGGAGTGCACTTGCTTTCCTGGATCGCCGCCCGAGGGATGGACGGTCGTGGTCCAAAGCTTGGCCCCGGTGCGGCGGTCGAGACAAAGAACGGACTGCGCCCAGGTTGAAGTGTCGGCGGTGGCGAGGTAGATCCTGTTCCCGACCACGGTGGGGGAGCTGTGGCCTCGGCCGGGCAGTTCGGATTTCCAGACGATGTTTTCGGATTCGCTCCAGCGCGTCGGAGGGCTTTGTCCGGGCGTTGCGATGCCATCGCGTGTCGGACCTCGCCAAGCGGGCCAGTCGAATGGAGACGTGGAAAGAGCCGCTCGGACGTGGGGTGCGAGCGTGAGCATGCCGAGCGCGATGAAGACGCCTGGAGACAAAGTCGCCCGCCGCACGGAAGTTCGGACCCATGCCAGGAATCCGGGCTGGGCCTGGGCTTGGGTTTCGCGGCCATCGATTGGCCGGGCGGGGAAGGATAGCGGGCCGCGTTGGAGGATCAGGTCGTGCGGGGAAGGAAGCGGTTTCATGGCGATAGAAGGTATGGCAGGAGCAGGATGGACGTCATGGTTGTGCAACCTGTGCATGAAGGCAAGTCGTCCGGAAGCCAACCTTGTCGCCGCTTGAACGTGCCATGCCCCTTTGAAGACACCCCCTTTCGGCGCCGTGAACAGCGCGCCCCGGCACCACACCGCGCATCATGGAGCGCCAGCGGAAGTGCTGGCAGGATCGAAAGAGCCGTTCCGAAGGATTGCCTGCCTTGCGAACCGGGCTCATGCTGAGGCCATGCAATCCATCGCCCGGGCTTTTCTGAAATCTGTCATTTCCCGAATTCTGCAAAGGGCCCTGTTCTGTCTTGGCCTGGCTTCCGCATGCTTGTTTTCCAACGAACTCCGGGCCGCGCAGCGCTATCTCTACGCCGCGGTTCCCGGCATTCGAAACTACCTGGAATATGGCGGGCATGGCGTTTTGGTTTTCGACATGGATCGCGATTACCGGTTCGTGCGGCGAATTCCCGCCGGCGGTTTGAACAACAAAGGTGAACCCTCCAACGTGAAAGGCATTGCGGCCTGCGCCAAAACCTCGCGTCTTTATGTGACGACTCTGGAGGCCATGACCTGCTTCGATTTGGCCACCGACAAGATTTTGTGGGAGAGGAAATACGAGGGTGGCTGCGACCGTCTCTCGATCACGCCGGACGGCGCTCACATTTATTTGCCGTCGCTGGAAAAGGATCACTGGCACGTGGTGGATGGCAGCAACGGCGAGGTTTTGAAGAAAATCATTCCCAAGTCAGGCGCTCATAACACCCTGGTTTCCTTGGATGGACGACACGCCTTTCTCGCCGGACTGAAATCCCCGTTGTTGCGTGTGGTGGATGTTGCGTCGAAAGAAGTGGTGAAGGAAATCGGGCCCTTCAGTCATTCGATCCGGCCCTTCACCGTGAATGGCAAAGCCACGCTCTGCTTCGTGAATGTCAATGACCTGCTCGGATTCGAAATCGGTGATCTGCGCACCGGGCGCATGTTGCACCGGGTGGAGGTGCAAGGTTTTCAGAAAGGTCCCATCAAGAGGCACGGTTGTCCCAGCCATGGGGTGGGTCTGACCCCGGACGAGAAAGAAGTCTGGGTCGTGGATGCCGCCAACACCCGGGTCCATGTTTTCGACGCCACGGTCATGCCGCCCCGCCAGAAGGAAAGCGTGGCGCTGCGTGAACAGCCCGGCTGGGTGACCTTCACCCTCGATGGCCGCCATGCCTTGCTTTCCACGGGCGAAATCATCGAGGTTCAGGCCAAGCGCATCACGGCTTCCCTGCAGGATGAAAAGGGACGGCAAGTTCACAGTGAAAAGGTCGTTGAGATCCATTTTGAAAACGGCAAACCTGTTCGCAACGGAGATCAATTCGGCATTGGACGCGTACTCTAACTTAAAATCCTCTTCTCATGCTCGCCGCTTACATTGAACAAACGGGTTCGCCCGACGTCATCAAGATCGGATCGTTGCCTGATCCTTCCCCGGGTCCGGGCCAGGTCCGCGTCCGCGTGCACGCGGCTTCAATCAACCCCATCGACACGTATATCCGGTCGGGATTGGTGGCGATGAAACTGTCTTTTCCGTTCGTGCCCGGCTGCGATCTGGCGGGCGTGGTGGACCAGGCGGGGGAGGGGGCCATCCGGTTCAAACCGGGGGACCGGGTCTGGGCGAGTAATCAGGGTTTGCTGGGGCGGCAAGGGACTCTCGCGGAATTCGCGGTGGTGGACGAGGCCTGGTTGCATGGCATCCCCGATGGGGTGGATTTCGAAACTGCCGCCGCGGTTTCCTTGACCGGGATTACAGCGCATTTGGGGTTGGACCGTCTGGCGCGCGTCCAAGCGGGAGAGACGGTTTTCGTGCGTGGCGGAACGGGGGGGGTGGGTTCCATGGTGGTGCAGATCGCCAAAGCCATGGGGGCGCGAGTCGCGGCGAGTGCCGGAAGCGAGGAGAAAGCGATCCTCTGCGCCAACTTGGGCGCCGAAAGGGTGGTGCTTTACAAGCAGGAGTCGATCGCGGACGCGATCAAGTCGTGGGCGCCTGCCGGGGTGAACCTTTGGTGGGAAACCGTGCGGGAGCCAGACTTTGATTTGATCGTCGGTTCACTGGCGCCCCGCGGGCGGATCGTCTTGATGGCAGGACGCGAGGCACGCCCCGCCTTCCCGGTGGGGCCGTTCTATGTGAAGGGATGTTCCATGTTTGGCTTCGCCATGTTCACGTTTTCGGCGGAGGAGCAACGTCCTTGCGGTGCCGCCATCTCCCGGTGGCTTGCGGAAGGAAGATTGCAAGCACGCATCGATCGCGTGCTGCCGTTATCGGCTGCCGCCGAGGCCCACCGGTTGCAGGAGGAGAACACGTTGCGCAACGCGGGCTTGCTCGCCGGTAAGATCGTCATTCGCATCCATGGCTAGCCCTTTCAGCGGTGTGGATGAAGAAAGGGCGAAGTGGCGCCCGCGGGATGGTGAGAAAAGGGCGGAGCATTCCTCCGGTGCCGCAGAGGATGACGTGCTTTCCCGCGTGGTGACGCGAATCGCGGGTTTCGTTGCCGGATTCCATCGGCAGAGGGCTCTGGGGATCGTCGGATTCCTGGGTTGGATCGCCAACGGACTGGGTTCAGATCCATCCCAGGTTCGAGTGGCAACCTACAATCTCGAGAATTACGTCATCGAGGCAACCGCCAGCCGCACGCCCAAGTCCGAGGAATCCAAGGCCAAGGTGGTGGAAATCCTGGTGGCCGCGAAACCGGATGTGCTGGCGATCCAGGAAATAGGACCGCGCCCGGCCTTGATGGATCTTCAGTCGCGGTTGCACGCGGCCGGACTTGACTTGCCGCACTTCGAGCACGCTCCCGGATTTGACACCAACGTTTTTGTGGGAGTGTTGAGCCGTTATCCCATCGTGCGCCGTTCCTCTCACACCAACGAAAACTTCCTGCTCCATGGCAGGCGTTTTCGGGTGAGCCGGGCGTTCGCCGAGGTGGATATTCAAGTGAACCCGCGCTACCGGTTTACCTTGCTGACGGCCCACTTGAAATCGAAGCGGCAAAGCGTTTCGGCCGACGAGTCCGATCTCCGGGAACAGGAAGCTCGTTTGCTGCGCGAGAAAATCGACCAACGGCTGCGTGCCCAACCGGCCGCGAACCTGGTTGTCGCGGGAGATCTCAACGACTCCAAGGATTCCCGGACTGTGCGGTCGATCCTTGGGGTGGGACGGCTCGGCCTCGTGGACACGAGGCCCGCCGAACTCCATGGAGATTCCCTGCCGGCGCCGGGACCTCCGCTCACCCGGCGCAATGTGACGTGGACTCACTTTTACGCGAAAGAGGATTCCTACAGCCGCATCGATTATTTGCTGGTAAGCCAGGGCATGGCGAGAGAATGGGTGCCCGAACGCACCTGGATTCAGACCGCCCCCCACTGGGGAATGGCTTCCGATCACCGCCTGCTCGTCGCCACGTTCTCCACTCAGGAATGATCCAGGAGCGTCCGCTGCCTGGCACGTGCGGGTTGGGCGGAGCGGGGATCAGAGTTTCTTCACCCGCACGCTGCCGCCACTGGAGCGAAGCTGAACCCGTTCGCCTCCACCGTTGACCGGACCCTTGAGTTGGTGGCGCGAGGGCTTGCCGCTGACCTGCACTGGAATTTCACTCGAGGCGCCACCGCCGGACGTCGAGGCATCCAGATCGAAGGCCGCGTCGGATGACGTGTGCAGCGTCACGCTCCCGCCGGATGTTTCCAGCCGAACCGGCCCCGCAATCTTCGGAAGGCTGGCCGAGACCGAGCCTCCCGAGGTCGAGGCCTCGACTCTTGCACCGGCTCCATCGATGTGAATGCTGCCCCCGCTCGTGCGAACTTTCATGTCCCCCGTGAAGGACTTGACCGACACGGAACCGCCCGAGGTGGATCCGGTCAAGGTGCCTTTGCCTCCGCCCACGTCGATTCCTCCTCCACTGGTATGAATCTTCAAATCGCCTTCGCAGTGGCTTACCCGAATGCTGCCGCCCGAGGTCTTGGCCCGGATATCAAATTTTTCGGGCACAGTGATTGTGTACCTCGCTTCCCGGCGCTGGAATCCGCGCCAAATATTCCAGGTGGGCGAGGATTCGGACCTGGATTTGACCGTCACGGTTTGGCCCTCCTGGGTGATGAGGACCGGACGTTCACTCAAGAAGGCTTCCTCTTCTTCCTTGCTGCCTCGCGAAACCCGTCGCGTCACTTGAATCAAGACTTTGGATCCGGTTCCCCCGGCGATCTCAATGGACCCGAAATCGACATCGACGACCAAGTCTCCTCCCGGCGAAGCTTCAAGGGTTTTTGAATTTTTTTCCTCGGTTTCCGCCCGTGCTGGGAGCACCGCAAGGATCGAGGCCAAGCACAGAGAATCGAACACCAGGGTGATGAAATGACGCGTAGGCATAAGATCGTGATTTGAATTCGAATGTTCCATCCAGATGACACCATCGGCGGTTGGAAAGTTGCAAGCGTTGTCCCCGAACCACCGCGGTGCATCCCGATGTTGCCGGCGATG
This window contains:
- a CDS encoding hydroxymethylbilane synthase, producing MNSNMVIATRGSALALAQAQLVIDQCRKLFPRLRFEMKIFKTTGDKLQSASLAKPGESLPKGLFTKELEVALVRGKADLAVHSLKDLPTELPSGLMLGAVSKRADPRDVLIVRDEDFLRRRDETAEAAMDWSPGQSALKGLGPGVSLKTLPTGACLATSSPRRQAQICELRPDLRTVEIRGNVVTRLQKLAEQGEIDGLVLAAAGLERLQFTIRPDGMLAGDAVPDGLRAVVLDSSQMLPCVGQAALGIEVRAADERIAPICERLNHFNTRQCVLAERAFLNEMGGGCQAPVAALGEIASDQLKLRAVSFAGGEPRRGERRGSPAEAESMGRELARELKPGKEEEKHG
- the cobA gene encoding uroporphyrinogen-III C-methyltransferase; the encoded protein is MGKAKVSMGRVYLVGAGPGDPGLFTLRGAELLKDAEVVVYDALVQPELLRLVPKDAERIYAGKRSKDHAIPQEELNRLLVEKARAGKRVVRLKGGDPYVFGRGGEEAEELAASGIPFEVVPGISSVVAAGCYAGIPITHRDCCSSFTVWTGHEEPGKAKESVDWAALARVPGTKVILMGVERIGEIAQALMAHGMPASERLAMVRWATTGKQETLESTLGEVAEEVRRRGFQAPAVTIVGDVTRLRDKLNWFERRPLFGRRVVVTRTREQASQLSARLRESGADAIEIPTIRIEAPKERTPLVEALAGLSCYDWLVFTSPNGVSKFFEYFFKSFDDVRALGGLRLAAVGSATAATLKALHLKVDAMPEEYLASEIAGAIEADGCVENLRILLMRAEVANRELPRKLEEMGAIVDDVAVYRTVPETEDPFGVVEDFRERGADWVTFTSSSTVEHFNARFDLLNLRKAWPKIRFLTIGPETSKALRTLGLEADLEAAKHTIEGMMEALIQIETEAGAGISSPRRKGLIR
- a CDS encoding Ldh family oxidoreductase; protein product: MSAPLVSFSDLREFARSCYTRAGVAEEEAAIGAEVLATTDAWGVFTHGTKLLAGYLKRLRAGGLHPSGSPKVVREGGAWVVFDGNSTLAHPTSVKAMQWAIQRARIHGLAYAGLRNSCHFGAAGYYAWLAAREGLIGVAMANDIPSVAAPGSRGAVTGSNPLAYAIPARRHDPILLDMSIAKVAGGKVFAARARGEPIPGDWIIGADGCPTSDPSRFPMEGALLPMAGHKGYGLALLIESLSALLTGASMTWGVRSWSHHDPGLPTLHGAAFLAMDPAVLAVKGDFAERVSSLIDEIHASPRADGVERLYVPGEIEWERYRQQIAEGIALPPDVIPPLREAAALSGLASVV
- a CDS encoding glucose 1-dehydrogenase; this translates as MNKRTHYSLQNKQVVVTGAGSGIGAAIAEELAAAGASVVLADLRPDAAEEVAARLRKEGWAGVAEVLDVADDAACAAFARRFLEERGRCDVLVNNAGIGHVGTILNTAPADLDRLWSVNLKGMYSLSRAFLPSMIERRAGSIINMASALGLTAMEDRFAYTVTKHAVVGLTRSMALDFGPTGVRINCICPGRVETPFVQARLREYPDPEKFRAQMVATHAQKRMAQPVEIAWAARYLASDESAFVTGSTMVIDGGYLCGK
- a CDS encoding bifunctional 4-hydroxy-2-oxoglutarate aldolase/2-dehydro-3-deoxy-phosphogluconate aldolase (catalyzes the formation of pyruvate and glyoxylate from 4-hydroxy-2-oxoglutarate; or pyruvate and D-glyceraldehyde 3-phosphate from 2-dehydro-3-deoxy-D-glyconate 6-phosphate), with the translated sequence MSRLSRLEVCLRIQSSGLVPVFYHGDAGVVAEAVSACAEAGIEVFEFTNRGQGASKVFEKVVEVSARRWPGVVLGAGSIVDSETAALYAAHGAQFIVGPSFSERVARFCNRRKLLYVPGCATPTEIGTAEEWGAEIVKLFPCEAAGGPGFVKALLGPSPWTRIMATGVADASKDGITAWIKAGVCALGLGKELLRKEWIDAGDWSSVRARAEELKGWIQSARG
- the rpoN gene encoding RNA polymerase factor sigma-54; this encodes MGPGLHLGQRMALTQVLAPQLQQSLALLQAPTLELKAMIEQEIQVNPILEEVQALEPLAEERATEAGDATAEAARSADPTEPPSDLNFDPATEKPTAEPVDDFQKEVDKLLQLDQEWRDHFSQSNVPSRVSQEDEERRQYMFDSLVATTSLQESLLEQVRTAELEEHDRKVAELIVGNIDDYGYLQSKVEELSLSTGIPPESILRALKVIQTFHPPGVGARDLRECLMLQLERAGKTDTVEYRILDKFMDALGRRRLPDIARGLDLDTLEVQDAVQRIALLEPRPGRDFLPDNDQYVVPEIFVQKNGEEYVVSSNNDHIPHLRISNHYKDLLTQPDSSGEVREYIREKIRAGKFFIKSLHQRQETILNIAREIVARQRDFMENGVAQLKPLTMVQVASVVGVHETTVSRAVSGKYMQTPQGVFEMKYFFTSGIQTADGVNMSNTSVKDKIAEMIKKENPSHPFSDEDIVKDLSEQGIKIARRTVAKYRSELNILPSHLRKVY